The following coding sequences are from one Ctenopharyngodon idella isolate HZGC_01 chromosome 17, HZGC01, whole genome shotgun sequence window:
- the ankrd1a gene encoding ankyrin repeat domain-containing protein 1 — MGLLRVEELVTGKRCEGKVAEGACAAVFAAGEYETSIIQEKQDGLQTQQDLNDTTLNDIKLSEEKLKLNVDRSGQLKLETVEDLFNILELRKRRKERKIQVPKKQPEPDILPETVDQALFLKAVAENKLPVVEKYLSDGGDPNACDHFKRSALHKASAQGHTEIMQKLLESGASMDQKDKLDASAVHWACRGGSLPALELLLNKGAKFNARDKLCSTPLHVAVRTGHYECAERLIHCGADVNAKDRDGDTPMHDAVRINRFKMIKLLMMYGASLNAKNNDGKTPMETLLSWQKGVKNILNNFNEEEAPKPNVQLLF, encoded by the exons GTCACCGGGAAGAGATGCGAGGGAAAGGTGGCAGAAGGTGCCTGTGCAGCGGTGTTTGCTGCAGGGGAATATGAGACCAGCATCATTCAGGAGAAACAGGATGGTCTTCAGACACAACAGGACCTGAATGACACCACCCTGAATGACATCAAACTGAGCGAAGAGAAACTCAAACTCAAT GTTGATCGGTCAGGACAGTTAAAACTAGAAACTGTAGAAGACCTCTTTAACATTTTGGAgttgaggaagaggaggaaggaAAGGAAGATTCAAGTGCCAAAAAAACAGCCAGAGCCTGATATCCTG CCTGAGACAGTGGACCAAGCTTTGTTCCTAAAGGCTGTCGCAGAGAATAAACTACCTGTTGTTGAGAAATATTTATCAGATGGTGGAGACCCCAATGCCTGCGATCAT TTTAAGCGCTCAGCTCTGCATAAAGCCAGTGCACAAGGTCACACAGAGATCATGCAGAAGCTCCTGGAGAGTGGAGCATCCATGGATCAAAAAGACAAG CTGGATGCCTCAGCTGTGCACTGGGCCTGTAGAGGTGGAAGCCTGCCTGCCCTGGAGCTGCTTCTCAATAAAGGAGCCAAATTCAATGCTAGAGACAAG CTATGCAGCACTCCCCTCCATGTTGCAGTTCGGACTGGACATTACGAGTGTGCTGAGCGTCTCATTCACTGTGGAGCTGATGTAAATGCTAAAGACAGG GACGGAGACACACCAATGCACGACGCAGTGAGGataaatagatttaaaatgataaaactgCTGATGATGTATGGAGCCAGTCTAAATGCCAAAAACAAT GATGGAAAGACACCAATGGAGACTCTGCTTTCATGGCAAAAAGGTGTGAAAAACATCCTGAATAACTTTAATGAAGAGGAAGCACCAAAGCCAAATGTACaacttttgttttga